In Leptospira stimsonii, a single window of DNA contains:
- a CDS encoding MFS transporter — MKQFLPTIVIAQFFCTSLWFAGNSIVSEMGKDLDLDPSFFVHLTSAIQLGFIGGTLIFSVFTISDRFSPSYVFFISSILAGIFNLAIAFGFVSPGPILSFRFLTGFFLAGIYPVGMKLASDHTRSGLGKSLGFLVGALVLGTALPHLIRDLISSYPWKYVVYTTSLLSFLGGFSVFLFVPNGPYRKIGQKLNLVSFLRGFKKPNFRYASFGYFGHMWELYTFWAFVPWMLTDYNQRFPDNTINVPILSFLIIGSGAFACVLSGFLSEYFGLKWTAFSALFLSCTCCFLSPFLLYSNSILFLLCFLFFWGLVVIADSPLFSTLVAQNSPEESRGSSLTIVNCIGFGITILSIQIINALSVFMIPRYLYMWLSIGPILGLFFLWKLKEEEFDKKIISNDLKR; from the coding sequence ATGAAGCAGTTTTTGCCGACGATCGTAATCGCTCAATTTTTTTGCACGTCGCTTTGGTTCGCGGGGAATTCGATCGTTTCCGAAATGGGGAAAGATCTCGATCTAGATCCTTCTTTTTTTGTACATTTAACGAGTGCGATTCAGCTCGGATTTATTGGCGGAACGTTGATCTTTTCCGTATTTACGATTTCAGATCGTTTTTCACCTTCTTATGTTTTTTTCATAAGTTCTATTCTCGCTGGAATTTTCAACCTAGCGATCGCTTTTGGATTTGTATCTCCCGGGCCAATTCTTTCGTTCCGATTTCTTACTGGATTTTTTTTAGCGGGAATCTATCCGGTCGGAATGAAATTGGCCTCGGATCACACTCGTTCCGGTTTGGGAAAATCGTTGGGTTTTTTGGTAGGCGCCTTGGTTTTAGGAACGGCGCTTCCCCATTTGATACGAGATTTGATTTCGAGTTATCCATGGAAGTATGTTGTATATACAACATCGCTCTTGTCGTTCTTAGGCGGATTCTCCGTCTTTTTATTTGTTCCCAACGGTCCGTATCGAAAGATCGGTCAGAAATTAAATCTTGTCTCGTTTCTTCGTGGATTTAAGAAACCGAATTTTAGATACGCATCCTTCGGATATTTCGGACATATGTGGGAGCTCTATACGTTTTGGGCTTTTGTCCCTTGGATGCTCACGGACTACAATCAACGTTTTCCGGATAACACGATCAATGTTCCCATCCTTTCTTTTCTTATCATCGGATCGGGCGCTTTCGCCTGTGTTCTGAGCGGCTTTCTTTCGGAGTATTTCGGTTTAAAATGGACCGCATTTTCGGCCTTGTTTTTATCGTGTACTTGTTGTTTTCTTTCTCCGTTTCTGTTATATTCAAATTCGATTCTATTTCTACTTTGTTTTTTATTTTTTTGGGGTTTGGTGGTGATCGCGGATTCTCCTTTGTTTTCTACGTTGGTCGCACAGAATTCTCCGGAGGAGTCGAGAGGTTCATCGCTTACGATCGTAAATTGTATCGGTTTTGGAATTACGATTTTGAGTATTCAGATTATCAATGCGTTATCCGTTTTTATGATTCCTCGTTACCTGTATATGTGGCTCTCAATCGGTCCCATCCTCGGTTTGTTCTTTCTTTGGAAACTAAAAGAAGAAGAATTTGATAAAAAAATTATTTCTAATGATCTGAAGCGATAA